A DNA window from Flavisolibacter ginsenosidimutans contains the following coding sequences:
- a CDS encoding ABC transporter ATP-binding protein, with protein sequence MTTVLSVQNLTKFYGSIRALNGVSFDVPNGSVFGILGPNGSGKTTLLGIVMDILKPTSGSFQFFGKTPDADTRKHIGTLLETPNFYHYLSGERNLRIAAEIKQKGYDQIDDVLKKVNLYQRKDSKFSTYSLGMKQRLAIASALLGNPDVLVFDEPTNGLDPVGIAEIRDLIRLLATEGKTIIMASHILDEVEKVCSHVAIIQKGDLKTVGTVTEVLSKNADQNVVIEIGSDNLEQLLVVVKTLPGVINAYVEENFVRVVCEQSVTAKELNRLCFEAGIVLDRLNLKRKSLETTFLEITGKVSDR encoded by the coding sequence ATGACGACAGTTCTCTCGGTTCAAAACCTTACGAAATTTTACGGCTCTATTCGTGCACTCAACGGTGTTTCGTTCGACGTTCCCAACGGAAGTGTGTTCGGCATTCTTGGTCCCAACGGCAGTGGCAAGACCACCTTGCTGGGCATTGTGATGGACATTTTAAAACCAACATCCGGCAGCTTCCAGTTTTTTGGCAAAACACCTGACGCCGATACGCGGAAGCATATTGGAACCTTGCTCGAAACGCCTAACTTTTATCATTATCTCTCCGGCGAACGCAACTTGCGCATTGCGGCCGAAATCAAACAAAAAGGCTACGACCAGATTGACGACGTACTCAAAAAAGTAAACCTTTACCAGCGCAAGGACAGCAAGTTCAGCACGTATTCGTTAGGCATGAAACAACGGCTTGCCATTGCGTCTGCGCTATTGGGAAATCCCGATGTTTTGGTCTTTGACGAACCGACGAACGGCCTTGACCCGGTTGGCATTGCGGAGATTCGCGATCTCATCCGGTTACTGGCCACCGAAGGCAAAACCATCATCATGGCCAGCCATATTTTAGACGAAGTAGAGAAGGTGTGCAGCCACGTCGCCATCATCCAAAAAGGTGACTTAAAAACGGTTGGTACGGTGACCGAAGTGCTTTCAAAGAATGCCGATCAAAACGTGGTGATTGAAATTGGTTCGGATAATCTTGAGCAGTTACTCGTTGTTGTGAAAACCTTACCAGGTGTGATCAACGCTTACGTTGAGGAAAATTTTGTTCGCGTTGTTTGTGAGCAAAGCGTAACGGCCAAAGAACTTAACCGCCTTTGTTTTGAAGCGGGCATTGTGCTGGACCGGCTCAACCTCAAACGCAAATCCCTCGAAACAACTTTCCTTGAAATCACCGGCAAAGTAAGCGACCGCTAA
- a CDS encoding ABC transporter permease → MLHLLKIEWLKIKNYRAFWVFGVLYLVSIFLINYIAWKAHQRTVEAMPASEQILGNPFAFPKVWQTVGWMSSWLLYFPGMIIIMLMVNEFNFKTHRQNIIDGLSRQQFIGVKILLCVIMAVLITIINVITGFVFGSMSQGSFSWEGFENIGYVFLQAIAYIFFALMLAVLFRRSGLAIIVFILYGLIFEWLATALMTFNFHMAPYGYFFPLQVTDVMLPIPFGKKVFYPDTPAIGVLIAALAVYLFAYVFFTRRKFVTDDL, encoded by the coding sequence ATGCTCCATCTGCTAAAAATCGAATGGCTGAAAATTAAAAACTACCGCGCCTTCTGGGTATTCGGTGTTCTGTATCTCGTTTCCATTTTCCTCATCAATTACATTGCGTGGAAAGCGCACCAACGCACCGTTGAGGCCATGCCTGCCAGCGAACAAATCCTCGGCAACCCGTTTGCGTTTCCCAAAGTGTGGCAAACCGTTGGATGGATGAGCAGTTGGCTGCTTTATTTTCCGGGCATGATCATCATCATGCTGATGGTGAACGAGTTTAATTTTAAAACGCACCGGCAAAACATCATTGACGGCTTGAGCCGCCAGCAATTCATCGGCGTAAAAATATTGCTTTGCGTCATCATGGCCGTGCTCATTACCATCATCAACGTCATCACCGGTTTTGTGTTTGGCTCGATGTCGCAGGGATCGTTTTCCTGGGAAGGATTTGAGAACATCGGCTACGTTTTTTTGCAGGCCATTGCTTACATCTTTTTTGCGCTCATGCTGGCCGTGCTTTTCCGCCGGAGCGGCCTTGCCATCATCGTTTTCATTTTGTACGGACTTATTTTTGAGTGGCTGGCGACGGCCCTGATGACCTTCAATTTTCACATGGCGCCCTATGGTTATTTCTTCCCGCTTCAGGTAACGGACGTGATGCTGCCCATTCCCTTTGGTAAAAAAGTTTTTTATCCCGACACGCCGGCTATAGGCGTGCTGATTGCGGCACTTGCGGTTTATCTTTTCGCCTACGTGTTTTTTACGCGGCGGAAATTTGTAACCGATGACTTGTAA
- a CDS encoding response regulator yields the protein MQASHSILLVEDDADDRYIMHLAFTELTYTDHIKVFNTGEEILRYLHNLPDSSLYPALIVLDYNMPGMNGGEVLMRLKMDDALRDISIAMYSTGMSTMESKLKALGASYCFEKGHQIGDVYALAEKLKAIVEGEEVIEKK from the coding sequence ATGCAAGCAAGCCACAGCATTTTATTGGTGGAGGACGATGCAGACGACCGGTATATTATGCATCTGGCTTTCACCGAACTGACTTACACCGACCACATAAAAGTTTTTAACACAGGTGAAGAAATTTTAAGGTACCTGCACAACCTTCCCGATTCTTCGCTTTATCCGGCTTTGATTGTTTTGGATTACAACATGCCCGGCATGAACGGCGGCGAAGTGCTCATGCGCCTGAAGATGGACGACGCCCTTCGCGACATATCCATAGCAATGTACTCCACCGGCATGAGCACAATGGAATCAAAACTAAAAGCACTCGGCGCCTCTTATTGTTTTGAAAAAGGGCACCAGATTGGCGACGTGTACGCACTGGCCGAGAAACTGAAGGCCATTGTAGAAGGTGAAGAGGTGATTGAAAAAAAGTAA